One stretch of Desulfobulbaceae bacterium DNA includes these proteins:
- a CDS encoding ATP-binding protein — MNKDILQQIILDFQAQNLETGVPRHLQYEVLPNKAFVCIGVRRCGKSTLLYQIISKLLEKGSSLENILYLNFFDDRLWDLKKGDIGAVIEAYYTLYPEKKGTEKVYCFFDEIQEVKNWEAFIDRLLRTENCEVYLSGSSAKMLSKEISTQMRGRSLTWELFPFSFKEFLDARQVDYKKMTTKNKLIIEKTYGDYFKQGGFPETLFASDQIRIMLLQEYYKTILHRDVVERFDVLHPKAVVDAGYRLVSSVSSLYSTNKVTDYLKSLGHKVSKTFVGQYLEWFEDAYFLFSVQLFSASMNRRNTNPRKVYCIDHGMVQAVLPMITEDRGRLLENIVFLHLKRQGHKIFYYRTQNGREVDFIWQERTKEKNLAQECWTMKDEKTRQREISSLLIAMEEQQVEAATIITHDESETVQEGDKKIEILPAWRFLLLQ; from the coding sequence ATGAACAAAGATATTCTACAACAGATTATCCTGGACTTTCAGGCCCAAAACCTTGAAACTGGTGTCCCAAGGCACTTGCAGTATGAGGTTTTGCCAAACAAAGCTTTTGTCTGTATCGGCGTCAGACGTTGCGGAAAATCTACCTTACTCTATCAGATAATAAGCAAATTACTGGAAAAAGGTTCAAGCCTGGAGAACATACTATATCTCAATTTTTTTGATGATAGGCTATGGGATTTAAAAAAAGGAGATATTGGTGCTGTTATTGAGGCGTACTACACCCTTTACCCTGAAAAAAAAGGTACTGAGAAAGTTTACTGTTTTTTTGACGAAATTCAGGAAGTGAAAAATTGGGAAGCATTTATTGATCGACTGCTCCGCACAGAGAATTGCGAGGTATATCTTTCCGGATCTTCCGCAAAAATGCTTTCAAAAGAGATATCAACACAAATGCGGGGCCGCTCTTTGACATGGGAATTATTCCCTTTTTCGTTCAAAGAATTTTTAGATGCCAGACAGGTTGATTACAAAAAGATGACAACAAAAAACAAGCTGATCATCGAGAAAACCTACGGCGACTATTTCAAGCAAGGAGGGTTCCCCGAGACATTATTCGCATCAGATCAGATACGAATAATGCTTCTTCAGGAATATTATAAAACTATCCTTCACCGAGATGTAGTAGAGCGTTTTGACGTGCTCCACCCGAAAGCTGTTGTCGATGCTGGCTACCGACTTGTTTCATCGGTTTCTTCCCTTTACTCGACAAATAAAGTTACCGATTATTTAAAATCGCTCGGCCACAAAGTAAGTAAAACCTTTGTCGGCCAATACCTTGAATGGTTCGAGGATGCCTATTTCCTCTTCTCCGTCCAACTTTTCAGCGCTTCAATGAACAGGAGGAACACAAACCCCCGAAAGGTCTATTGCATTGATCACGGGATGGTACAGGCTGTTCTTCCCATGATTACAGAAGATCGCGGCCGCCTTCTCGAGAATATTGTTTTCCTCCATCTCAAGCGGCAAGGACACAAAATATTTTACTATCGGACCCAAAATGGCCGTGAAGTAGATTTTATCTGGCAGGAGAGGACAAAAGAGAAAAATCTTGCCCAAGAATGTTGGACAATGAAAGATGAAAAAACCAGGCAACGGGAAATATCTTCACTTCTGATTGCCATGGAAGAGCAGCAAGTAGAGGCGGCCACAATTATCACACACGATGAAAGTGAAACTGTCCAGGAAGGCGATAAAAAAATAGAAATTCTGCCTGCCTGGAGGTTCCTTCTGCTGCAATAG
- the yhbY gene encoding ribosome assembly RNA-binding protein YhbY, producing MAKKIQQLTGKQTKHLKGLGHHLPVVAMVGREGMTKTLIIAVEEVLRAHELVKIKIQNNCPFDRDDAAQQLSEATGATVVQLLGKTVLLFRANDDPQKEDTIHLP from the coding sequence ATGGCAAAAAAAATACAGCAATTAACCGGTAAGCAAACTAAGCATCTCAAGGGCCTGGGGCATCATCTTCCGGTCGTGGCCATGGTTGGCCGCGAGGGTATGACCAAAACTCTGATTATCGCTGTTGAAGAGGTGCTACGAGCCCATGAGCTGGTAAAGATCAAGATTCAGAATAACTGTCCGTTTGATCGTGATGACGCTGCCCAGCAGTTATCTGAGGCAACTGGTGCGACAGTGGTGCAGCTTCTGGGCAAGACGGTTCTTTTGTTCAGGGCAAATGATGATCCGCAGAAAGAGGATACGATCCACCTTCCTTGA
- a CDS encoding TraB family protein: SYQKKLGAQLGVVPGAELLEATKVAAELNIPVSLCDREVRVTLRRAWAKTSFWKKSYLLASLFASLFDTTELTEDKLTELKKNDVLSELLKELGESMPELKSVVIDERDTYLSEKIKASTGNSIVAVIGAGHLEGTKKALLADRAATMAEIDTIPPVSPMWRVVGWSIPLAIIASIAVIAYTKGGAVAGENIQYWVLANGIPSAAGALIALAHPLTIIGAFAAAPITSLTPVIGAGYVTAFIQVMVMPPVVKEFETVLEDMSTVGGWWRNKLLKVLMAFLLPGFGSMIGTWVGGAEIISNLF, encoded by the coding sequence TCGTATCAAAAAAAATTAGGCGCGCAGCTTGGAGTGGTTCCTGGCGCCGAACTCTTGGAGGCCACTAAGGTGGCCGCAGAACTGAATATTCCAGTTTCTCTCTGTGACCGTGAAGTACGTGTAACTTTACGGCGGGCCTGGGCTAAAACATCGTTTTGGAAAAAAAGTTATCTGCTTGCCAGCCTCTTTGCCAGTTTGTTTGATACAACCGAACTTACCGAAGACAAGCTGACCGAACTTAAAAAAAATGATGTTCTGTCGGAGCTTCTCAAGGAGCTTGGCGAGAGCATGCCTGAGCTTAAGAGTGTAGTTATTGATGAGCGGGATACCTATCTTTCTGAAAAGATCAAGGCCTCCACTGGTAACTCCATTGTTGCCGTTATCGGTGCTGGTCATCTGGAGGGCACCAAAAAAGCACTGCTTGCAGACAGGGCTGCTACTATGGCGGAAATTGATACAATTCCGCCTGTCTCACCGATGTGGAGGGTGGTCGGTTGGTCGATACCTCTGGCAATAATCGCTTCAATTGCAGTTATTGCCTACACCAAAGGTGGAGCTGTTGCCGGAGAAAATATTCAATACTGGGTTTTGGCCAACGGCATACCTTCAGCGGCTGGTGCGCTGATCGCCCTGGCTCATCCATTGACTATTATCGGAGCCTTTGCTGCGGCCCCCATTACCAGTCTGACTCCGGTTATTGGCGCAGGTTACGTGACAGCATTTATCCAGGTCATGGTCATGCCGCCGGTGGTGAAGGAGTTTGAGACAGTGCTTGAAGACATGTCAACGGTCGGGGGGTGGTGGAGGAATAAACTTCTTAAAGTGCTTATGGCCTTTTTGCTGCCTGGGTTCGGCTCGATGATCGGGACCTGGGTAGGTGGGGCCGAAATCATCTCAAACCTTTTTTAA
- a CDS encoding 8-oxo-dGTP diphosphatase, whose amino-acid sequence MYSPIIGTLGFVLSEDRRQTLLVHRVARTNDAHYGKFNGLGGKMLPAEDVVTCIKREIYEEAGVQCEETLLRGTINWTGFGPDGEDWLGFIFRIDKFSGTPFSGNEEGPLLWKAIASLDTLPMWEGDRYFLPLVFDADPRVFHGYMPYDNGTPVGWSYSRI is encoded by the coding sequence ATGTATAGTCCGATAATTGGCACGTTGGGATTTGTTCTCTCTGAGGACAGGCGTCAGACGCTTCTTGTGCATCGGGTTGCGCGAACCAATGATGCCCATTATGGCAAGTTTAATGGTCTGGGAGGTAAAATGCTTCCTGCTGAGGATGTGGTGACTTGCATAAAAAGGGAGATCTATGAAGAGGCCGGTGTTCAGTGTGAGGAGACCCTGCTGCGCGGAACAATTAACTGGACAGGCTTTGGTCCCGATGGTGAAGATTGGCTTGGGTTTATTTTCCGCATTGATAAATTCAGCGGGACACCATTTTCAGGCAATGAGGAAGGGCCACTGCTTTGGAAGGCGATAGCATCCCTGGATACTTTGCCAATGTGGGAGGGGGATCGGTATTTTTTGCCACTGGTTTTTGATGCTGACCCGAGAGTTTTTCACGGCTATATGCCTTACGATAACGGAACTCCTGTCGGTTGGAGTTATAGCCGGATATGA
- the cmoA gene encoding carboxy-S-adenosyl-L-methionine synthase CmoA, which translates to MKDQLFNDPDIPEADFQFTAKVAEVFDDMLERSIPFYSDIIDMSAQLIKQFVPAGGRIYDLGCSTGATVLRLARKTESLQYAFVGVDNSPAMIQKAVLKTEMYAKQDRLEFVEADIFDCSLDDPSAIIMNYTLQFIRPLVRQEFVNKLFQALRPGGLLLVSEKTVCPTPELNRSFIQHYLDFKRAQGYSEIEITKKREALENVLVPFSINENISLLQKAGFKKVESFFQWFNFSSFAAIK; encoded by the coding sequence ATGAAAGACCAACTGTTCAATGACCCTGATATTCCCGAAGCGGACTTTCAGTTCACAGCAAAAGTAGCTGAAGTATTTGATGATATGCTTGAGCGGAGTATACCTTTTTACTCTGACATTATTGATATGTCTGCTCAACTTATCAAGCAGTTTGTGCCGGCAGGCGGTCGGATTTATGACCTTGGCTGCTCGACGGGCGCGACTGTGCTGCGTCTGGCACGAAAAACTGAGTCGTTACAGTATGCCTTTGTTGGAGTCGATAACTCTCCGGCGATGATTCAAAAGGCGGTTTTGAAGACAGAGATGTACGCCAAGCAAGACCGGCTGGAATTTGTTGAAGCAGATATTTTTGATTGTTCACTGGATGACCCTTCAGCCATAATCATGAACTATACGTTACAGTTCATCCGCCCGTTGGTGCGACAGGAGTTCGTAAATAAACTTTTTCAAGCGCTAAGGCCCGGTGGTCTTCTGCTGGTCAGCGAAAAAACTGTTTGTCCGACTCCAGAGCTCAATCGCAGTTTTATTCAGCATTATCTCGACTTTAAGCGTGCCCAAGGCTATTCAGAGATTGAGATCACTAAGAAGCGCGAAGCCCTCGAAAATGTGCTGGTACCGTTCTCAATAAACGAAAATATCAGCCTGCTGCAAAAGGCTGGTTTTAAAAAGGTTGAATCTTTTTTTCAATGGTTTAATTTTTCGTCTTTTGCTGCGATCAAATAA
- a CDS encoding TraB/GumN family protein, translated as MEDSRVSYPPEVQIVHLGEREIVLVGTAHVSQESADLVRQVIETEKPDCVCVELDAKRYEALSQKKRWDTMDLKQLIKKKQLSTLIVNLVLASYQKKLGAQLGVVPGAELLEATKVAAELNIPVSLCDREVRVT; from the coding sequence ATGGAAGATTCTAGAGTGTCATATCCCCCTGAGGTTCAGATTGTTCATCTGGGTGAGCGTGAAATAGTGCTTGTCGGGACAGCGCATGTCTCCCAAGAGTCGGCAGACCTGGTTCGTCAGGTGATAGAGACCGAAAAACCTGATTGCGTTTGTGTCGAGTTGGATGCTAAGCGCTATGAGGCATTATCCCAGAAAAAACGCTGGGATACTATGGACTTAAAGCAGCTGATTAAAAAAAAGCAGCTTAGCACCCTGATTGTTAACCTGGTGTTGGCCTCGTATCAAAAAAAATTAGGCGCGCAGCTTGGAGTGGTTCCTGGCGCCGAACTCTTGGAGGCCACTAAGGTGGCCGCAGAACTGAATATTCCAGTTTCTCTCTGTGACCGTGAAGTACGTGTAACTT
- a CDS encoding helix-turn-helix transcriptional regulator, whose protein sequence is MSHSELKKKALMKKAVKSEYEALDTEFSLLGELLQARQNAGLSQADIAEKMGTKAPAVTRLESSLTSGKHSPSISTLKKYAQALGCHLEIKLVSDH, encoded by the coding sequence ATGTCACATTCTGAACTTAAGAAAAAAGCACTGATGAAAAAGGCCGTAAAATCTGAGTATGAAGCTCTTGATACGGAATTCTCTCTTCTCGGGGAATTACTTCAGGCACGACAGAATGCAGGATTAAGCCAAGCAGATATTGCGGAAAAAATGGGTACAAAAGCGCCTGCAGTTACAAGGCTTGAGTCGTCTTTAACCAGCGGAAAGCACTCGCCCTCAATCTCAACATTAAAGAAATATGCGCAAGCTCTTGGCTGTCATCTTGAAATTAAGCTTGTCAGTGATCATTGA
- a CDS encoding type II toxin-antitoxin system RelE/ParE family toxin: MECHTRRHWKEPLFELRVKSKEGIARVFFCTKIGKKIVMLHSFVKKSQKIPRSELKIAKTRMSEVMENVTF, translated from the coding sequence TTGGAATGCCACACACGAAGGCATTGGAAAGAGCCTCTTTTTGAGTTGCGAGTAAAAAGCAAAGAAGGTATCGCCAGGGTTTTCTTCTGTACGAAAATTGGGAAGAAAATTGTCATGCTGCATTCTTTTGTGAAAAAATCTCAAAAGATCCCAAGATCCGAGCTAAAAATAGCTAAAACCAGAATGAGTGAGGTAATGGAAAATGTCACATTCTGA
- a CDS encoding GAK system XXXCH domain-containing protein, translated as MDPKKITIQKTLERTQIAAFLRLLATEIEGGSSEGLQDFGVDLHNFNKIKVGLVKRAGGQLELKLKIKDGAALKGAEEAATELEDASSNSYKLLKNKMSQTFKTIGRAVSEKRLPPAETVESFLREVEQMVSFPGFGDEYYDEFINLCRELERRYAEGKIEAVVELHGRILSQTKQCHRRYK; from the coding sequence ATGGACCCTAAAAAAATTACGATACAAAAAACGTTGGAGCGCACGCAGATTGCTGCTTTTCTCCGGTTACTTGCGACGGAGATAGAGGGAGGCAGTAGCGAGGGCTTACAGGATTTCGGAGTTGATCTTCACAACTTCAACAAGATTAAGGTTGGCCTGGTAAAACGAGCTGGCGGCCAGCTTGAACTTAAATTGAAGATCAAGGATGGGGCGGCATTGAAGGGGGCTGAGGAGGCAGCAACCGAGTTGGAAGATGCCTCAAGTAACAGCTATAAGCTCCTGAAAAACAAAATGTCTCAAACCTTTAAGACCATTGGTCGTGCTGTAAGTGAAAAGAGGTTGCCACCTGCTGAAACTGTTGAAAGTTTCTTGAGAGAAGTCGAGCAAATGGTTTCGTTTCCGGGATTTGGTGATGAGTATTACGATGAGTTTATTAATCTCTGCCGCGAGCTTGAACGTCGATATGCCGAGGGCAAGATTGAGGCTGTTGTTGAACTCCATGGCAGAATACTCTCCCAAACCAAACAATGCCACCGCCGTTACAAGTGA
- the cmoB gene encoding tRNA 5-methoxyuridine(34)/uridine 5-oxyacetic acid(34) synthase CmoB: protein MPDYLACMPKADKKAVSVLSRQYQDRFSQNKKGFLRFREPYEALCGLTAQNLDFNKDQVTIGSRDEISDQQHLKVLKVLKEFMPWRKGPFNVFGIEVDTEWQSQRKWNRVIPFLPELKNKVVADIGCSNGYYMFRMAAHQPKCVLGFEPYVQHYFAFKALNQLAGQKNLHIEPFGVEDIRLFPETFDVIFLMGIIYHRISPVEMLRDIKNSLKPGATLILESQAIPGDASVALFPEKTYAKVPGTYFVPTANCLANWLKRVGFENIEFFDSHPMSNDEQRKTDWMTFESYSDFLDPSDTSLTIEGYPAPLRIFFRATAP from the coding sequence ATGCCTGATTATCTCGCCTGCATGCCTAAGGCCGACAAGAAAGCTGTTTCGGTGCTAAGTAGGCAATATCAAGATAGATTTTCCCAAAACAAAAAGGGTTTTCTGCGGTTTCGGGAGCCGTATGAGGCACTATGCGGCCTGACTGCCCAAAACCTGGATTTTAATAAAGACCAGGTCACGATAGGGAGTCGTGATGAGATTAGCGATCAACAGCATCTAAAGGTACTTAAAGTTCTCAAAGAGTTTATGCCCTGGAGAAAAGGGCCTTTTAATGTTTTTGGAATTGAGGTGGATACCGAATGGCAAAGTCAGCGAAAATGGAACCGGGTTATCCCTTTTTTACCTGAGCTAAAAAACAAGGTTGTCGCTGATATTGGCTGTAGTAACGGCTATTATATGTTTCGAATGGCGGCCCATCAGCCCAAATGTGTGCTGGGTTTTGAGCCGTATGTCCAGCACTATTTTGCCTTCAAGGCCCTCAACCAGCTAGCCGGACAGAAAAATTTACATATAGAGCCATTCGGTGTTGAAGATATAAGGTTGTTTCCAGAAACTTTTGATGTCATTTTTTTGATGGGCATTATCTATCACCGGATCTCTCCGGTTGAGATGTTGAGAGACATAAAAAACTCACTGAAGCCCGGTGCCACATTGATTCTTGAATCGCAGGCCATACCTGGTGATGCCTCGGTGGCCCTTTTCCCTGAAAAAACCTATGCCAAGGTGCCAGGCACCTACTTTGTGCCAACGGCAAACTGTCTTGCCAACTGGTTGAAGCGAGTTGGTTTTGAAAATATTGAGTTTTTTGACTCCCACCCCATGTCAAACGATGAACAGCGTAAAACTGACTGGATGACCTTCGAGTCTTATAGTGACTTTCTTGATCCGTCTGACACCTCTTTAACCATTGAAGGCTATCCTGCTCCTCTCAGAATATTTTTCAGGGCAACCGCACCATAA
- a CDS encoding HigA family addiction module antidote protein — translation MTQMHNPPHPGETLREDILPALGLSVTTAAKQLGVTRAALSRIVNEHAAISPEMALRLEGWLGIENGGRADLWLGQQAAYDLWQARQAGAPKVQRAEQLAA, via the coding sequence ATGACCCAAATGCACAACCCACCACACCCAGGTGAAACCTTGAGAGAGGACATTTTACCAGCCCTCGGCCTATCTGTTACCACTGCCGCCAAACAACTTGGCGTCACACGTGCTGCTTTGTCCCGAATTGTCAACGAACATGCCGCAATTTCTCCGGAAATGGCCTTACGTTTGGAAGGCTGGCTAGGGATTGAAAACGGCGGACGTGCTGATCTGTGGCTCGGCCAGCAGGCAGCATACGACCTCTGGCAAGCTCGCCAAGCTGGCGCACCCAAGGTACAGCGTGCTGA